A single genomic interval of Halomonas sp. GT harbors:
- a CDS encoding phage major capsid protein, P2 family, with product MRNDTRKAFNQFKARLAQLNGVDNTGEQFNVEPSVQQTLESKMQESSAFLGQINVIGVDEIKGQKVGLGVSGPIAGRTDVDNNDRATRDVTELSDNSYECVSTEFDTHIKWAQLDAWSRFKDFQARIRNAIIRRQALDRIMIGFNGTSAAVETDRAANPLLEDVNIGWLQKYRNHAPARVLSGVTVGAGGTYENLDALVFDAVNEMIDPWYREDTALVAIMGRKILADKYFPLIQEHAETPTEARALDMMVSQKRVGGLQAVRAPFVPDGTIMITSLANLSLYWQLGSRRRHVIDNPKRNRIENYESSNDAYVVEDYGFGCIVENIAEVGAQTGVSP from the coding sequence ATGCGCAACGATACCCGTAAAGCCTTCAACCAATTCAAGGCACGATTAGCACAGTTAAACGGCGTCGATAACACCGGCGAACAGTTCAACGTCGAACCCAGCGTTCAGCAAACGCTGGAAAGCAAAATGCAGGAATCAAGCGCCTTTCTTGGCCAAATCAACGTCATTGGTGTTGATGAAATCAAGGGGCAGAAAGTGGGCCTCGGCGTTTCCGGCCCCATTGCAGGGCGCACCGACGTAGACAACAACGACCGCGCCACCCGCGATGTCACCGAGCTAAGCGATAACAGTTACGAATGTGTCAGCACCGAGTTTGATACCCATATCAAGTGGGCACAGTTGGATGCCTGGTCACGCTTTAAAGACTTTCAAGCGCGCATTCGCAACGCCATCATTCGTCGCCAAGCGCTCGACCGCATCATGATCGGCTTTAACGGCACCAGTGCCGCCGTTGAAACCGATCGTGCCGCTAATCCACTGTTAGAAGACGTCAACATCGGCTGGCTGCAGAAATACCGCAACCACGCCCCCGCCCGCGTGTTATCCGGTGTCACTGTCGGTGCTGGGGGAACGTATGAAAACCTCGACGCCCTGGTGTTCGATGCGGTCAACGAAATGATCGACCCCTGGTACCGCGAAGACACGGCACTGGTCGCCATCATGGGTCGCAAAATACTCGCCGATAAGTATTTCCCGCTGATTCAAGAACATGCCGAAACGCCCACCGAAGCTCGTGCGCTCGACATGATGGTGAGCCAGAAACGTGTCGGTGGTCTGCAAGCCGTGCGCGCACCGTTCGTGCCCGACGGCACAATCATGATCACCTCGTTGGCCAATCTCTCGCTTTACTGGCAGCTAGGCAGCCGTCGCCGCCACGTCATCGACAACCCCAAGCGCAACCGTATCGAAAACTACGAATCCAGTAATGACGCCTACGTCGTTGAAGACTACGGCTTCGGCTGCATCGTCGAAAACATCGCAGAAGTAGGGGCACAAACAGGAGTATCTCCGTAA